A window from Osmia lignaria lignaria isolate PbOS001 chromosome 8, iyOsmLign1, whole genome shotgun sequence encodes these proteins:
- the LOC117611267 gene encoding ribonuclease H2 subunit A isoform X2 translates to MDNEKETKSEENCSSPEEDVFITCRGDLTSYFEDWDHSINKVYLSKIPQICKDEPCQLGIDEAGRGPVLGPMLYGISYAPLSMKQLLVDLGCADSKSLTEEKRDVIFDKICEKRDKMGWAVEAISPNFIANSMYRRSKTSLNEVSMTSAIELTKKIIEAGAWISEVYVDTVGRPEKYQAKLEQIFPGIKITVAKKADSTYPIVSAASICAKVSRDHAIRAWQFLEGSIAKEYGSGYPNDPDTKNWLIQNVDPVFGFPQLVRFSWSTAEKILEEKALSVEWEEVEDGGNPGEQKISNFFFRSPPKSCQSKRKRYKFFADRCLFNTTTL, encoded by the exons ATGGATAACGAGAAAGAAACAAAATCAGAGGAAAATTGTTCCAGTCCGGAGGAGGATGTTTTCATTACTTGTAGAGGAGACTTAACCTCGTATTTTGAAGATTGGGATCACAGTATAAATAAAGTTTACTTATCAAAG ATACCACAAATCTGCAAAGATGAGCCATGTCAGCTTGGCATTGATGAGGCTGGCCGTGGACCAGTCCTGGGTCCTATGCTTTATGGAATTTCCTATGCGCCTCTGTCAATGAAACAGCTTCTCGTAGACTTGGGCTGTGCGGATTCAAAAAGTTTGACAGAGGAGAAGAGGGAtgtaatttttgataaaatttgtgAAAAGCGTGACAAAATGGGTTGGGCTGTAGAAGCTATATCCCCTAATTTTATTGCAAACAGCATGTATCGTCGCAGTAAAACGTCTTTGAACGAGGTGTCTATGACTTCCGCCATTGAATTAACCAAAAAGATAATAGAGGCTGGCGCATGGATCTCAGAGGTGTATGTAGATACAGTAGGCAGGCCTGAGAAGTACCAGGCTAAGCTGGAACAGATCTTTCCTGGCATTAAAATAACTGTAGCAAAGAAAGCTGATTCCACGTATCCAATTGTCAGCGCAGCTAGTATCTGCGCCAAGGTTTCTCGTGATCATGCGATACGAGCATGGCAATTTCTGGAAGGATCCATTGCGAAGGAGTATGGAAGCGGGTATCCGAATGATCCGGACACAAAGAATTGGCTGATACAAAACGTAGACCCTGTGTTTGGCTTTCCACAACTTGTCAGATTCAGTTGGTCTACCGCTGAGAAAATCCTGGAAGAGAAAGCCCTGTCGGTGGAATGGGAAGAGGTGGAGGACGGTGGGAATCCTGGAGAGCAGAAAAtctcaaatttctttttcagatCACCTCCCAAGTCTTGCCAGTCGAAGAGGAAGCGATACAAGTTTTTCGCTGATAGATGTCTCTTCAATACTACTACTTTGTGA
- the LOC117611267 gene encoding ribonuclease H2 subunit A isoform X1 encodes MHTGFEHKRAIMDNEKETKSEENCSSPEEDVFITCRGDLTSYFEDWDHSINKVYLSKIPQICKDEPCQLGIDEAGRGPVLGPMLYGISYAPLSMKQLLVDLGCADSKSLTEEKRDVIFDKICEKRDKMGWAVEAISPNFIANSMYRRSKTSLNEVSMTSAIELTKKIIEAGAWISEVYVDTVGRPEKYQAKLEQIFPGIKITVAKKADSTYPIVSAASICAKVSRDHAIRAWQFLEGSIAKEYGSGYPNDPDTKNWLIQNVDPVFGFPQLVRFSWSTAEKILEEKALSVEWEEVEDGGNPGEQKISNFFFRSPPKSCQSKRKRYKFFADRCLFNTTTL; translated from the exons ATGCACACAG GTTTCGAGCACAAACGCGCGATCATGGATAACGAGAAAGAAACAAAATCAGAGGAAAATTGTTCCAGTCCGGAGGAGGATGTTTTCATTACTTGTAGAGGAGACTTAACCTCGTATTTTGAAGATTGGGATCACAGTATAAATAAAGTTTACTTATCAAAG ATACCACAAATCTGCAAAGATGAGCCATGTCAGCTTGGCATTGATGAGGCTGGCCGTGGACCAGTCCTGGGTCCTATGCTTTATGGAATTTCCTATGCGCCTCTGTCAATGAAACAGCTTCTCGTAGACTTGGGCTGTGCGGATTCAAAAAGTTTGACAGAGGAGAAGAGGGAtgtaatttttgataaaatttgtgAAAAGCGTGACAAAATGGGTTGGGCTGTAGAAGCTATATCCCCTAATTTTATTGCAAACAGCATGTATCGTCGCAGTAAAACGTCTTTGAACGAGGTGTCTATGACTTCCGCCATTGAATTAACCAAAAAGATAATAGAGGCTGGCGCATGGATCTCAGAGGTGTATGTAGATACAGTAGGCAGGCCTGAGAAGTACCAGGCTAAGCTGGAACAGATCTTTCCTGGCATTAAAATAACTGTAGCAAAGAAAGCTGATTCCACGTATCCAATTGTCAGCGCAGCTAGTATCTGCGCCAAGGTTTCTCGTGATCATGCGATACGAGCATGGCAATTTCTGGAAGGATCCATTGCGAAGGAGTATGGAAGCGGGTATCCGAATGATCCGGACACAAAGAATTGGCTGATACAAAACGTAGACCCTGTGTTTGGCTTTCCACAACTTGTCAGATTCAGTTGGTCTACCGCTGAGAAAATCCTGGAAGAGAAAGCCCTGTCGGTGGAATGGGAAGAGGTGGAGGACGGTGGGAATCCTGGAGAGCAGAAAAtctcaaatttctttttcagatCACCTCCCAAGTCTTGCCAGTCGAAGAGGAAGCGATACAAGTTTTTCGCTGATAGATGTCTCTTCAATACTACTACTTTGTGA
- the LOC117611271 gene encoding ubiquitin-like protein 4A — protein MKVIVKKLQGKECVVDIMPSDTVLQLKHKVSDLLGIDVPQQRLLLTGKTLADENPLSFYPGIKDGSKLNLLVIKKADEGSGEGKASHSKSGTNLLRDEVSRVLRHYYTESETESIVNELIKDLKNKVNNLSYDDLERLATALLQDQENIA, from the exons ATGAAAGTTATCGTGAAGAAGCTTCAAGGAAAAGAATGCGTTGTTGAC ATTATGCCCTCGGACACAGTGCTGCAATTAAAGCACAAAGTCAGTGATCTATTGGGCATAGATGTTCCACAACAAAGACTGTTGCTTACAGGCAAAACGTTAGCtg atgaaaatcCATTGAGTTTCTATCCAGGGATTAAGGACGGAAGCAAGTTAAATCTCTTGGTAATTAAGAAAGCCGATGAAGGATCTGGCGAAGGAAAGGCTTCGCATAGCAAGTCTGGCACAAATTTATTAAGAGATGAAGTATCTAGAGTTTTGAGGCATTATTACACAGAGTCTGAGACAGAATCAATAGTCAATGAGTTGATAAAAGACCTGAAAAATAAAGTGAATAACCTTAGTTACGATGATTTAGAACGATTAGCAACAGCACTGCTCCAGGACCAAGAGAATATAGCTTAA